Proteins from a single region of Antechinus flavipes isolate AdamAnt ecotype Samford, QLD, Australia chromosome 2, AdamAnt_v2, whole genome shotgun sequence:
- the COCH gene encoding cochlin, with product MSPAWISVLCLGGYFLLPGPVSCEGAAPIAITCFTRGLDIRKEKADVLCPGGCLLRDFYVFGNIVYASLSSICGAAIHRGVITSSGGVVRVYGLPGRENYSSVASNGIQSQTLTRWSSSFTVSKGKSEALEATGRAVSTARPVSTARPAAGKRQKKTPDKKAGNKDCKADIAFLIDGSFNIGQRRFNLQKNFVGKVALMLGIGTEGPHVGLVQASEHPKIEFFLKNFTSAKDVLFAIKEVGFRGGNSNTGKALKHTAQKFFSADSGVRKGIPKVVVVFIDGWPSDDIEEAGIVAREFGVNVFIVSVAKPIPEELGMVQDVGFVDKAVCRNNGFFSYHIPSWFGTTKYVKPLVQKLCTHEQMMCSKTCYNSVNIAFLIDGSSSVGDSNFRLMLEFVSNIAKTFEISDIGAKIAAVQFTYDQRTEFSFTDYTTKENVLAVIRNIRYMSGGTATGDAISFTVRNVFGPMRDGPNKNFLVIVTDGQSYDDVRAPAAAAHKAGITVYSIGVAWAPLDDLKDMASEPKETHAFFTREFSGLEQIATDIIRGICRDFLESQQ from the exons ATGTCTCCGGCTTGGATCTCTGTTCTCTGCCTCG GTGGCTACTTTCTCCTGCCGGGACCTGTGAGCTGCGAGGGTGCTG cTCCTATTGCTATCACATGCTTTACAAGAGGACTTGATATCAGGAAGGAGAAAGCTGATGTCCTTTGCCCAGGGGGGTGTCTTCTCCGAGATTTCTATGTCTTTGGGAACATAGTCTATGCCTCTCTTTCAAGCATCTGTGGAGCTGCCATTCACAG GGGGGTAATCACCAGCTCAGGAGGGGTTGTGCGGGTCTATGGTCTTCCTGGCCGGGAAAACTATTCTTCAGTAGCTTCCAATGGCATCCAGTCTCAAACCCTGACCCGATGGTCCTCATCTTTCACAGTGTCCA aagGCAAAAGTGAAGCTCTAGAAGCTACAGGACGGGCAGTGTCCACAGCACGTCCAGTGTCCACAGCACGTCCAGCAGCAG GTAAACGACAGAAGAAGACACCTGACAAAAAGGCTGGAAACAAAG ATTGTAAGGCAGATATTGCTTTTCTGATTGATGGAAGCTTTAATATTGGACAGCGCAGATTTAAtctccagaagaattttgttggAAAAGTGGCTTTGATGTTGGGGATTGGAACAGAAGGACCACATGTGGGACTTGTTCAAGCCAG TGAACAtcctaaaattgaattttttctgaAGAACTTTACCTCAGCCAAAGATGTTTTGTTTGCCATAAAGGAGGTGGGTTTCAGAGGGGGCAATTCCAATACAG GAAAAGCCTTAAAGCACACAGCCCAGAAATTCTTCTCAGCAGACAGTGGAGTGAGAAAAGGCATTCCAAAGGTGGTGGTGGTCTTCATTGACGGCTGGCCCTCAGATGACATAGAGGAAGCCGGCATTGTGGCCAGAGAATTTGGGGTTAATGTGTTCATTGTCTCTGTGGCCAAACCCATTCCTGAAGAACTGGGGATGGTTCAGGATGTCGGCTTTGTGGACAAG GCCGTCTGTCGGAATAACGGTTTCTTCTCTTACCACATTCCAAGCTGGTTTGGCACTACCAAGTACGTGAAGCCGCTGGTCCAGAAGCTCTGCACCCACGAGCAGATGATGTGCAGCAAAACCTGCTACAACTCCGTCAACATTGCTTTCCTGATTGACGGTTCCAGTAGCGTAGGAGACAGTAATTTCCGCCTCATGCTTGAgtttgtctccaatatagccaaGACTTTTGAGATCTCCGACATCGGTGCCAAGATCGCTGCAGTACAGTTCACCTACGATCAGCGCACAGAGTTCAGTTTTACCGACTACACCACCAAGGAGAATGTGCTGGCGGTCATTCGGAACATCCGCTACATGAGTGGCGGGACAGCCACAGGGGATGCCATTTCTTTCACTGTGAGAAATGTATTTGGCCCCATGAGGGACGGACCCAATAAAAACTTCCTTGTAATCGTAACTGATGGGCAGTCCTATGATGATGTCCGAGCCCCTGCAGCTGCTGCTCATAAAGCAG GTATCACTGTCTACTCTATTGGTGTGGCTTGGGCACCTTTGGATGATCTGAAAGATATGGCCTCTGAACCAAAGGAGACCCACGCCTTCTTCACAAGAGAATTCTCAGGATTAGAACAGATAGCTACTGATATAATTAGAGGCATTTGTAGAGATTTCTTGGAATCACAACAGTAA